TCATATGGACAGCAAGTCAATTAAAGTACTCGTGGAGTCATGGATACTACTGTTTGTTTATTTTAGACTCCCTACGGATGAAATCTTAGTTCAGACGTACTTGTTAGTTTGGCTGTGAATTGACTGTACTCAAACTATATGTGACAATAGTGGACATGCCAATAAATGAAAGAATCAATGTTTGTTTGTATGATTGGTGTATTATAAGATGTGCTGCATGTTAATGCAGTGATGATTTCATACTAATATGTGATGTTCTTTTTTGTCACTATGGTTGGATCCGGGCAGGGATATGGGCTGGGTATAATAGACGGACAACTAATCCATGACAAACTCAAATGTCAATCTATGACGGCTCAATTTGGGTCAACAAATGTATGATGCGGGATACATGATATTTTTTTCGATCGTCATGGTGAGTTAACTATGACGTATTTTCGCTTTACTATAACCAAAGTAAACCGTCACGTAtaagtttattttttttttttggtagtgAGAAGGCGATCCTGTCGCACCCATGGGTGTGAAGGACGACGCGACGCAGTGGGCCATGGAGACGGAGGCCGTGATGCCGAGCTCCGTCGCGATGTGGAGCGATGCAATCTCTCCATCTGGTATGGAATCCGTGAGGGAGAAAAAAataacaagaaaaaaaaattatatattctacctaacatgtgggtcccacattAAGGGGGTCAGTGCACAGTCAGCTTGCCACGTCAACATACAAAGTGGGTTAGGACCCGTTTGGATGTAGATGTCATCCAAAGCCATGGACCCAAATATATCATTTTATTATGAAACCTCTTGCTAACTTAAAAGGACCGCTCATGTATTTCCCTCGTGTACATATATACAGCTGCCTCTATTCCTTATCTGCGGACTTATGGAAACAGCTATCCAACAGAATAGGAAGGAGGCCGCTGATGGAGGCTACGGCATGTGCAGCATGCACCATGCGCGTACGCTAAGCAAGGAAGGAAACATGCTAAATATGGATCAATGGCGTCCTTATTATTTAGCTACAAATGGTGAGTGTTATTGCTCTTGTCCCCCTACAAGTTTGCTTATGTTTTGACTAAAATCAACTTTATCATTACtgaaagttgaattttgatgttAAAAATTATAAATTAGTTATGCTATTTGTTTGAACATCATTTGGATCACTATAATCATGATGAAGTTGTACACCCTCACCCATCCCTGGTGAAGACCTTGACGTCCCTCCACAGCGACTCCATGCGGCACGACATGCCGTTATTGCGCTGCCCGTACACGCCGAACTTGATGTAGTGCGAGTCCCCGCCGCGGCCGGGCACCGTCAACCGGTGCTCGCCGTCCACGAACACCGTCACGTTGGACGCCGCAACGTCGTGGATTACGTTGAGCTTGAACCACCTGTCGTAGATGGCGGGGTCGACGACCCTCGTGACGTCGTGGTAGTAGGTGAGCCGGCCGTCGTAGAAGTGCAGCATCAGTGTCGTCGCGTGCTCCGCCGCGCCGAAGATCTGCATCACCGATGCGCCCGTTGTGCCGGGCGGGATGTAGCCGTAGCCCTCGAACTGCCACACCCCGGAGCCGTAGATCAGCTGCTCGCGTGCGACCGATGATGATGGCCGTGATCGGGGAAGGACCGAGAACGAATGTTATATGTCACACTCGGATCTTGATCTAGCGTTCTTAGCCTAGCTAGCATTACTGTTACCTCGATCTTGGTCTCTGAGCGGGGGCCACCGGGGTGGGCGGTGGTGATTGGATGGTCGGTGGCGTAGACCCACATCCGCCGCACGCCATCGACGAACTCGTAGCGCTCGGACAGCGGCACGTCGTAGGGCTTCTGCACCTTGAACTGCACCTCGGCGAGCTCCACGGCGGTGAAGCCCTTGGTGAGGAGGTCCTCGCCGTGAGCCGAGCGCAACAGGGCGCACGACAAAGACAGCACAAGCAGTACTTGCAACATGAGCAATGTTGGCGAGGCCAGGAACGACAGTGTTGTTAAACTGGAGCTTCCGCCGGGCCGTCGGAGTTGGTATGCCGCTGGTTGCGGTGGATGATCCCTGAATCCGCGCGACATGTACAGCCCCAGACGACGAGGGCCAAATGTGACGGTAGGATCGGAGTTCGTGCCTAAACGAGACGTGTGTTAGGTTAGGTACTATGTCGTCCGTTATTTCGCTGTCACGGCACGCCAAATGTGTATTTAGGCACGGCACAGCTCATTTTAGGCATGGGCTCTGTTGGCACGGGTGGTGTAGCGAGCCCTCCAAGGGTCTATTTTCAACATGAGGCCTAGGGACGACACTAGATGAGGTCAGGGCTGTTGGCCCAGTGAGTTTGGCAGGCCTGATGGGCCATGCCAACCTGGCAAGACATTTTTCTATGAAAAATTAAAAGGGTTTGACAAAAATCACAAGATTATAGACCATTTATATGTTCGCATATCCATCGCAAAGCTACAATTAAATCATCAATAAAAAAAAGACATGCCATGGATTTTGCTCGTTGGTTGGTGTTTGCCGGTACCGCCAACCCATGTCACCTGGCACAGTGGTGGAGCTCAACCAAAGTTTTCGTGGGGACGAATGGCAGacacataattaatatatacCTAATATTATTAAAGACTCAAAATTTCTGCTTACTTTTTTGTCCATCTCCCCTAACTAACTCCTTGAATATGGAAATTGTATCTATTCTTCTATCTACAAtagttttattttatatatgtggGGCTTCTTTAAGAGGGTGTTTGCTTCTGGGACAACTAGGGATAGGTTGGATTCAATCTAGTTTTTTTTGGGTTGGGTTGAACCCATCTCGCATTTGGTTAGGGGGATAGGGTTATCCTGCGTTTTCTGTTTGGTTGGAGATAAATTGGATGTGGGTTCagactgacaagtgggtcccgcacCTCAGTGACTCAATCATCATCTTCTACCTATAGAGTCCCGACGAGCAGAGTCCCCACCCGCCCTAATGCCTAGAGCCGCCGCGCCCAACGTCGCCATGGTCGTCCCTAGCGCCGCCGTGGTCATGCTCAGCGCCGCCCCGCTGCTCCGCGTCGCCCCACGTGCCGCTGCCCCCTGGCCCTATGAGAAAATTGGACACCATATGAGAAAATTATGAAGTTTTTTTGCAGCATATCTCTACCGGTtcatatcagtgtcggttttagccaaaaaccaATAGTGATGACCTAATATCACCgccggttcttggctaaaaccgatagtgatatgaACCGACAATAAAGATctgaatatcagtgtcggttggaCCTATTACTGCCGATTTTAgtcaaaaaccgacagtgatgtgctaGGAAGCACTatcatgaggccggcagtgaATGTTAGATCTGTAGTACTGGCCGCTACCCCAGCCCCGGTGTAGGAGGGCCGCGTCTCCGGCGGCCGAGTGGCCCCGACGGAGGAGTGCCGCGCTGCCTAATACCCGCGGTGCCCCGTGCTAGCGGGACCCCGTCCGGTGCCCGCCCTATGCTCGCCCTGCACCTCCATGGCTGGCGGCTCCCTCTGCTCGGTCATAGCCGGCTCCACCAGCTTCGCGTTGGCGTGCTGCTCCTCCTGTGCGCCCGGCCTCCGTCCCGGCGCGCCCGCTGCTCCCTCCACGCCATCTGGGTCTGCCCGGTCCGCTCGATTTGATGGAATGAGCTAAACCCGCATCTAGCAGCTATATTCCCATGGGAGCCAATGCAAACCCAACCCACATAAACCCAAACCAAACACTACCAAAACTGGGTCCGACCCACTCTTAATTCTGGATAACTATGAATCCTAATTTTAATCCAAATAAATTCTCTGATCAATACGAATAGGAATTCTAATCAAATAGTAAACATAATAGTACAAATTTGTATACATATCTCATCTTATCTTGGtctctattttttttaattttttgtccTGGTTTGCTTTTTTTTTCCTACCGTGACTCTGGTTTCTATTGTTTAATTCCTTTTTTTTATTCCTGTTCTCTTTCTTTCCCGTCCGTGACTCCGTTTTGTGTTTCGGCAGTTCGTCTTTCAGTCGTCTTTTTCTTCCGTCCgttttttctttgttcttttttcTGGTTTGGTCCACATGTTTTCTTTCCACGATTTTTTTTCAAGTTTCCATCTCTTATGAGTTTTCTTTCCGTGGTTTATTATATTCTTTGTTTAAGATTTCATCTGTTTGGAATACTTCTTGAGCTTTCGAGACGATATAGAAGAATAGCAATGACGAGACAAGACTGAGGATACATCAAATGTAACAAAATTATGAGAGCCTACACATGGTGTTAGGTAAAAACCATAGTAGAGCGATCAACAAACTCACATTAGATCTAACTACTTCTTGTCGGGCTGATCTCTACCGACCACTGTGCCGTCGCTAACATCGATAGCACAATCATGTTTTCTCTATGCCCACCACTCTTCTTGACCGCTAAGGCACTGTCAAGGTTCTGTGTTAGCTCAACCGCGGTCGTCGGGCCACGTCTGCGTCATCTTAGGAGCCATGTACACAATGGCACTGTGCTGCCCACCTTGTCGTAGTGCGGTGCCGGCCCAGGTCTGCATGGTGGCCGCGGCACCACCGACACAGACTACTTGGCCGTGACGGGTGACACCGCAAGCCCGTGCTGCCATGGCCACCATGCCACTGGTTTAAGCGGCCTTGCAGTGGCCGCTATCCCCACACACAGCTCAGTCATGCTACCACTGTCATGGCCGATAGTATAGTAAATTATAGTTCTGTTGCAATGCACAGATATTTTTGCTAGTAGTATAAAAGAGGAGGAATCGCACCCGCACAACATATTTTTAGTAGTACCACCTAGATACACGTAAATATATAGTAAATTTGAAGATTGATTTAGCAGCCCATTACACCTCATTACAAttatcctcttaatgaaaaacgcgtGAAGTCGTGTTCGCGAAAAAAACGCCTTATTACAATACGCTAATTCAGCCTACACCAACTCAACAAGAATCCAAGAACCAACTATTCAAGAGCTAATTAACGAACCTATAAATTTAAAGAACAAATCCGTTATAATGTATAATATATGATTATATGTGATAATACATCATAAAAACAATGCACAACTATGATGAGACATACTTTGGCCTTGGCCAACGCCGACTCCCTCAGCTTCAAGTTCGCTCAGAGCACTAGCAACTCGTCCATGGGCATGCTCGTGCCTAGCACCAGTGTTGCTCACCTGCTCGCCGCCACTagtctccacctcctcctccatacCTGACGACAATGGGCACTGGGGTAGTGCTGCAGTGTCACTATGACATCACCCCAACTGTATATAACAGGGCGCTACGACACCGCGACAGCAAGGGGTGGTGGGCTGCAGCAACaccctggggggggggggggacgttgTAGCTATCCAAATGCTAATCGAAAGATGAGAGGGGAGAGCCAAAGATGGAGTCACGGTCATGGAGATGCTTGGGCCAGTGGCGGAGTTAGAGCAAATCTAAGAAATGTGCATTTGGCTTTGTGGGTGTGAGGGTTTACAATGTGTGGATGCATATATGGTTGAAATTTGAGTGTTATCACTGTTTTTCGATTTTTTTtgtgggtgcggccgcacccactCAGTTCAGTATAGCTCCACCCTTGGCTAAGGCCGACCAGGGGTGGAGATTCGGGATTTGGAATGATGGGCTATCGGGCTTATGTGCTATTGGGCCTTCGCATGCCTCCGCTCGCCTAGTCACTCACCTACCGCCTGCTCTTCCCCACACAAAAAAATGTCCGCCTACTCTACTCGGGAGACATCAGAAGGAAAGGAAGAAGAGGGGGGAGTGGGATGGGGTGTTCTCCATGCCAGCGGTAGTTGGGGCAGTTGCCCcactttggccccgttcgcttcgttgaaaaaacaagtcgaaatactgttccggctgatttgttgtaagagaaaaatactgttctggctgaaaaaacaagccgaaaaagacggattataagagaagcgaataggGCCTTTGCCGCATGGTGAGCTAGTCACCTCTGACCTCGCAGATGGGGCAGCGGGGGAGGGAAGAGGCCCGATGTGGGTGAGCAGCCTCAAGGTCGTGAGGATATGGACTTGGGAGGGCGCACTAcgccagatctggacatcactgtcggttcaaaaactcccatcactgtcagattttgaaccgacagtggcataccggcagtgatgtggtgttgacatcactgtcggttcttaaaaaccaacACTGATCTACAagcaacagtgtcggttcctggctccacccgacagtgtctagttgaacaacactgccagtttgtagttccaaccaacagtgatggttgcttcaagagtgtcggttcttggctcaagccaacagtgttgagcaagcctacactgtcggttcatggctcaagtcggcagtgttgagcaagacaacactgttagttcatggctcaagccggcagtgttgagcaagacaacactgtcggttcatggctcaagccggcagcgTTGAGCagtccaacactgtcggttcatggctcaaaccggcAATGTTGAgtaagacaacactgtcggtttttttgataaccggcagtgatggttacgacaacactaccggttcgttgctaaccggtagtgatggcccattcgtattttattgttttataattaattttaatttaaattttttcgtggaatcgggtttcgctttatatacgctacgtagacgacagatccatcaatattaaacattacaaatgttacggttacagttcaaatgttatatctagatctcgatccctcaaaacaaaaaagaaatgttctcggacctcacagattgtgcaatgcttctcgaacttcttacaataatctggcgagccgctctgggccatactggtccttgtacctcacggattgtgcaatggaaaatactccatttttttccaatacctcagctaagatgaactttgcgagctccgattgcattgcgacgatctccatgtctaacagcctttggtggttatatttcttgcgctgtcgttcaaaatagatgatatccaaagaggaacagtaaatcattttgttgaattattaataaagcaaaaagatcaagccattcttcaaaatccaagcactagcttcatggtgaagagcagctgcaacaatggagggaagggtccaaacgcgcgcctctgttcttgggatggaagagagcaggaaggagaggacggctgcaaccTTTttatgttgtaggcttatcaccatcggttcttggctagaaccgacagtgatagagcccaatcactgtcggttcttggcttaaactggcagtgatgagtgccTACCAAAACACTGCcgattcaagccacaaaccggcagtgatgtggtccttcactgccggttttagcccagacccaatcattttttcattttcaagctcataaccggcagtgaaggtacatcactgccgcttctcacaaatccagcagtgatgatgccagcagtgatgtgcaaatctggcgtagtggcgGCTAGGCAGATGCAGAAGTGTGGAGGCTAGAAGGGGGCAGGTCAATTTTGCTTTTATAATTATGGTTTTTCATGGAGCGGGTCTTAATGGGCTTTGTGTGAAACCAGTTGTGCTCGTGGTCCAAGCACGTTCCTAGGCATCAAAGCATGCCGGCACTAGCATCGCTTGCATCCGGCCACCATGTCATGTTTGGACCATGTGATCAGTACACGACTCACAAATATCATTAGGAAGGACAAAGATGCCCTCGTATAAGTGATGACTCGCATATTGTATCAACTATACTATGAAGCTCTGATTGACGGGAAGTCGTCAACCATAACTGCCGCAGGCAAATGTGCAGATTATTAGATTTTCGGTCGCCATTTTCATCATTTTTATATTAGATGGACGGAGGACGGTGCACCAAGCATTCCATGAACTGTAATAAACAAAGAATAAACATAGAAAATACACAGATAAGAGCACG
This sequence is a window from Miscanthus floridulus cultivar M001 chromosome 10, ASM1932011v1, whole genome shotgun sequence. Protein-coding genes within it:
- the LOC136488165 gene encoding citrate-binding protein-like codes for the protein MSRGFRDHPPQPAAYQLRRPGGSSSLTTLSFLASPTLLMLQVLLVLSLSCALLRSAHGEDLLTKGFTAVELAEVQFKVQKPYDVPLSERYEFVDGVRRMWVYATDHPITTAHPGGPRSETKIELIYGSGVWQFEGYGYIPPGTTGASVMQIFGAAEHATTLMLHFYDGRLTYYHDVTRVVDPAIYDRWFKLNVIHDVAASNVTVFVDGEHRLTVPGRGGDSHYIKFGVYGQRNNGMSCRMESLWRDVKVFTRDG